In Streptomyces sp. NBC_00448, the following are encoded in one genomic region:
- a CDS encoding HAD family hydrolase yields MTSSIPVADTRAAKGPGGPWAVLLDLDGTLVDTEGLWWAAESEVFADLGHVLDEAHRAVVVGGPMARSVGHLIDVTGTTAPAAELMTAINSRFEHLVAQGAPLMPGARRLLTDLVAHAVPTALVSASHRRTIDVMLRSLGPEHFAFTLAGDEIGRTKPHPDPYLAAAARLGTDPAHCVVVEDTLTGVASAEAAGCRVVAVPSVVPIPPAPGRTVVRSLEDLNVPFLRSLRTSLH; encoded by the coding sequence ATGACGAGCAGCATCCCGGTCGCCGACACCCGTGCGGCGAAGGGGCCCGGCGGGCCCTGGGCCGTGCTCCTGGACCTGGACGGCACCCTGGTGGACACCGAGGGCCTGTGGTGGGCGGCCGAGTCCGAGGTCTTCGCGGACCTCGGCCACGTGCTGGACGAGGCGCACCGCGCGGTGGTGGTCGGGGGCCCGATGGCCCGCAGCGTGGGCCACCTGATCGACGTCACCGGCACCACCGCTCCGGCGGCCGAGCTGATGACCGCCATCAACAGCCGCTTCGAGCACCTGGTCGCCCAGGGCGCGCCGCTGATGCCCGGTGCCCGCCGGCTGCTGACCGACCTGGTCGCGCACGCCGTGCCCACCGCGCTGGTGTCCGCGTCGCACCGCCGCACCATCGACGTCATGCTGCGCTCGCTCGGCCCCGAGCACTTCGCCTTCACCCTGGCCGGCGACGAGATCGGCCGCACCAAGCCGCACCCGGACCCGTATCTGGCCGCCGCCGCCCGGCTCGGTACCGACCCCGCGCACTGCGTGGTCGTCGAGGACACCCTCACCGGCGTCGCGTCCGCGGAGGCGGCCGGCTGCCGGGTGGTCGCGGTGCCGTCGGTGGTGCCGATCCCGCCCGCGCCGGGACGGACCGTCGTCCGGTCGCTGGAGGACCTCAACGTCCCTTTTCTGCGCTCCTTGCGCACGTCCCTTCACTGA
- a CDS encoding RecB family exonuclease, with translation MGTPADSTRTPDSASPGPVPPEGAPPDLAAGLVPPGRTSPEAGPSGPDSGPVPPESGPRGGLPPRPPVSLSPSRAADFMRCPLLYRLRVIDRLPEKPSEAATRGTVVHAVLERLFDAPAVERTPERARAMVPGEWQRLLAARPELAGLFTAAEGALDAAALSAWLESAERLVERWFTLEDPTRLEPAERELYVETVLESGLTLRGYVDRLDVAPATGDLRVVDYKTGKAPRPEYADEPLFQMRFYALVLWRLRGVVPRRLQLVYLGSGDVRTYDPSEADLLRTERRLLSLWEAIQEATASGDWRPRRTPLCGWCDHQALCPEFGGTPPPYPLARIAGTGPAVGENGPV, from the coding sequence ATGGGGACCCCCGCCGACAGCACCCGAACTCCCGACAGCGCGTCACCCGGCCCCGTCCCGCCCGAGGGCGCGCCGCCCGACCTCGCGGCCGGGCTGGTCCCGCCCGGGCGGACCTCCCCGGAGGCCGGGCCGAGCGGGCCGGACAGCGGGCCGGTGCCCCCGGAAAGCGGGCCTCGCGGTGGCCTGCCGCCGCGCCCGCCGGTGTCGCTCTCGCCGTCGCGGGCCGCGGACTTCATGCGCTGCCCGCTGCTGTACCGGCTGCGGGTGATCGACCGGCTGCCGGAGAAGCCGAGCGAGGCGGCGACCCGCGGCACCGTCGTCCACGCGGTGCTGGAGCGGCTGTTCGACGCCCCGGCGGTGGAGCGCACACCCGAGCGGGCCCGGGCGATGGTGCCCGGCGAGTGGCAGCGGCTGCTGGCGGCCCGCCCCGAGCTGGCCGGGCTGTTCACCGCGGCCGAGGGCGCGCTCGACGCGGCGGCGCTGTCGGCCTGGCTGGAGAGCGCCGAGCGGCTGGTGGAGCGCTGGTTCACCCTGGAGGACCCGACCCGCCTGGAGCCCGCCGAGCGCGAGCTGTACGTGGAGACGGTGCTGGAGTCCGGCCTGACCCTGCGCGGTTACGTCGACCGGCTGGACGTGGCGCCGGCCACCGGGGACCTGCGGGTGGTGGACTACAAGACCGGCAAGGCCCCCCGCCCCGAGTACGCCGACGAGCCGCTCTTCCAGATGCGCTTCTACGCCCTGGTGCTGTGGCGGCTGCGCGGGGTGGTGCCGCGCCGGCTCCAGCTGGTCTACCTCGGCAGCGGCGACGTACGGACCTACGACCCGTCGGAGGCCGACCTGCTGCGCACCGAGCGGCGGTTGCTGTCGCTGTGGGAGGCGATCCAGGAGGCGACGGCCAGCGGTGACTGGCGGCCGCGGCGCACCCCGCTGTGCGGCTGGTGCGACCACCAGGCGCTGTGCCCGGAGTTCGGCGGGACTCCCCCGCCGTACCCGCTGGCGCGCATCGCCGGGACCGGGCCCGCCGTGGGCGAGAATGGTCCGGTCTAG
- a CDS encoding IclR family transcriptional regulator, whose protein sequence is MPGPIQSLERAAAILRLLAGGERRLGLSDVASSLGLAKGTAHGILRTLQQEGFVEQEPVSGKYQLGAELLRLGNSFLDVHELRARALVWTDDLARSSGEAAYLGVLHQQGVLIVHHVFRPDDSRQVLEVGAMQPLHSTALGKVLAAYDPVAHSEAAEGERAALTGRTVTSAADFEAVLDLTRARGWAADLEETWDGVASVAAPVHDRRRMPVGAVGITGAVERVCDDSGIRPRLVAAVRDCARAVSRDLGAGRF, encoded by the coding sequence ATGCCAGGTCCCATCCAGTCACTGGAACGCGCCGCGGCGATCCTGCGGCTGCTGGCGGGCGGTGAGCGGCGGCTGGGGCTGTCGGACGTGGCGTCCTCGCTCGGCCTGGCCAAGGGCACCGCGCACGGCATCCTGCGCACCCTCCAGCAGGAGGGCTTCGTCGAGCAGGAGCCGGTGTCGGGGAAGTACCAGCTCGGCGCGGAGCTGCTGCGGCTGGGCAACAGCTTCCTGGACGTGCACGAGCTGCGGGCCCGCGCCCTGGTGTGGACCGACGACCTGGCCAGGTCGAGCGGCGAGGCCGCGTACCTGGGGGTGCTGCACCAGCAGGGCGTGCTGATCGTGCACCACGTCTTCCGGCCGGACGACAGCCGCCAGGTGCTGGAGGTCGGCGCCATGCAGCCGCTGCACAGCACCGCGCTCGGCAAGGTGCTGGCGGCGTACGACCCGGTCGCGCACAGCGAGGCGGCCGAGGGCGAGCGGGCCGCGCTGACCGGGCGCACGGTGACGTCCGCCGCGGACTTCGAGGCGGTGCTCGACCTGACCCGGGCCCGGGGGTGGGCCGCGGACCTGGAGGAGACCTGGGACGGCGTGGCGTCGGTCGCCGCGCCGGTGCACGACCGGCGGCGGATGCCGGTCGGCGCGGTGGGCATCACCGGCGCGGTGGAGCGGGTCTGCGACGACAGCGGGATCAGGCCGCGGCTGGTCGCGGCGGTACGGGACTGCGCGCGGGCGGTCTCCCGCGACCTGGGCGCGGGGCGGTTCTGA
- a CDS encoding response regulator transcription factor, giving the protein MAIRVLLVDDQPLLRTGFRMILEAEPDLAVVGEAGDGQQALDQVRALQPDVVLMDIRMPRMDGVEATRQITGPDRSGPAKVLVLTTFDLDEYVVEALRAGASGFLLKDAPAAELVQAIRVVAAGEAMLAPSITRRLLDKYAGRLPSGEESVPQPLHALTEREVEVLKLVARGLSNAEIAAELFVSETTVKTHVGHVLTKLGLRDRVQAAVYAYESGLVRPGAS; this is encoded by the coding sequence GTGGCGATCCGCGTCCTGTTGGTGGACGACCAGCCCCTGTTGCGCACCGGCTTCCGGATGATCCTGGAGGCCGAGCCGGACCTGGCCGTGGTCGGTGAGGCGGGTGACGGCCAGCAGGCGCTGGACCAGGTGCGGGCGTTGCAGCCCGACGTGGTGCTGATGGACATCCGCATGCCCCGGATGGACGGCGTCGAGGCGACCCGGCAGATCACCGGCCCGGACCGGTCGGGCCCGGCGAAGGTGCTGGTGCTGACCACCTTCGACCTGGACGAGTACGTGGTGGAGGCGCTGCGCGCCGGGGCCAGCGGCTTCCTGCTCAAGGACGCACCGGCCGCTGAACTGGTGCAGGCGATCCGGGTGGTGGCCGCCGGCGAGGCGATGCTCGCGCCGAGCATCACCCGGCGGCTGCTGGACAAGTATGCCGGCCGGCTGCCGTCGGGCGAGGAGTCGGTGCCGCAGCCGCTGCACGCGCTGACCGAGCGCGAGGTCGAGGTGCTCAAGCTGGTCGCCCGCGGCCTGTCGAACGCGGAGATCGCCGCGGAGCTGTTCGTCAGCGAGACCACGGTGAAGACCCACGTCGGCCATGTGCTCACCAAGCTGGGCCTGCGCGACCGGGTGCAGGCGGCGGTGTACGCGTACGAGAGCGGCCTGGTGCGCCCCGGCGCGAGCTGA
- a CDS encoding ABC transporter substrate-binding protein, protein MNRKLLVLPALLGALAPAITGCGSSGGSGGSGKPIVVGTTDSIELTKDNPAPLDPATSYDSATWNVFYNTFQMLLTYQRGSTTPTPDAAKECHYAGTSGLTYQCTMRDGEKFSTGRSLTSTDVKFSVDRMQKIHWSDGPSSLISDVKSVDAPDPQTVVFHLKHPDATFPAKLATPAAAIVDSTVYPAKKPYTGWRLVGSGPYKLDSWTAGKQAVFSKNAHYDGTLKMHNSAVTLKMFADSNKMEDAIKSGQLDVMSRQLSPDQIQALQSNPDPDFKLTQSSGGEARYLFLNTDAPSLKKVAVRQAMAQIIDRQAITRDVYQRTAVPLYSVVPQGITTHVNSFYDTYGEPSVKNAQKTLTDAGITSKVPLTINFRRDNGGTMNKAEAEAIAKQLDASGLFDVHVEAEQWNAFLKAAGEGKYQVFALSWLPDFPDPDNYIAPFFDKETFIPLPYNLTEIRNTILPETRSQAQRSATTDAFGAAQKLVAEQVPMLPLWQANQYIAARDDITGAEWALNASTTTQFWELGRGASG, encoded by the coding sequence ATGAACCGCAAGCTTCTGGTGCTGCCGGCCCTGCTCGGCGCGTTGGCACCCGCGATCACCGGGTGCGGCAGTTCCGGCGGCAGCGGCGGCAGTGGCAAACCCATCGTCGTCGGTACCACCGACAGCATCGAGCTGACCAAGGACAACCCGGCGCCGCTCGACCCGGCGACGTCGTACGACAGCGCGACCTGGAACGTGTTCTACAACACCTTCCAGATGCTGCTGACCTACCAGCGCGGCAGCACCACGCCTACCCCCGACGCCGCCAAGGAGTGCCACTACGCGGGCACTTCGGGTCTGACGTACCAGTGCACGATGCGGGACGGCGAGAAGTTCTCCACCGGCCGTTCCCTCACCTCCACCGACGTGAAGTTCTCCGTCGACCGGATGCAGAAGATCCACTGGTCCGACGGCCCGTCGTCGCTGATATCCGACGTCAAGAGCGTGGACGCGCCCGACCCGCAGACGGTGGTCTTCCACCTCAAGCATCCCGACGCGACGTTCCCGGCGAAGCTCGCCACCCCGGCCGCCGCGATCGTGGACAGCACGGTCTACCCGGCGAAGAAGCCGTACACCGGCTGGCGGCTGGTCGGCTCCGGCCCGTACAAGCTGGACTCCTGGACCGCGGGCAAGCAGGCGGTGTTCTCCAAGAACGCGCACTACGACGGCACGCTGAAGATGCACAACAGCGCCGTCACCCTCAAGATGTTCGCGGACTCCAACAAGATGGAGGACGCGATCAAGTCCGGCCAGCTGGACGTGATGAGCCGGCAGCTGTCGCCGGACCAGATCCAGGCTCTGCAGAGCAACCCGGACCCGGACTTCAAGCTCACCCAGTCCTCCGGCGGCGAGGCCCGCTACCTCTTCCTCAACACCGACGCGCCGTCGCTGAAGAAGGTCGCGGTCCGCCAGGCGATGGCCCAGATCATCGACCGGCAGGCGATCACCCGCGACGTCTACCAGCGCACCGCGGTGCCGCTGTACTCGGTGGTCCCGCAGGGCATCACCACGCACGTCAACTCGTTCTACGACACCTACGGCGAGCCGAGCGTCAAGAACGCGCAGAAGACGCTCACGGACGCCGGCATCACCAGCAAGGTGCCGCTGACCATCAACTTCCGCCGCGACAACGGCGGCACCATGAACAAGGCCGAGGCCGAGGCGATCGCGAAGCAGCTCGACGCGTCCGGGCTCTTCGACGTCCACGTCGAGGCCGAGCAGTGGAACGCCTTCCTGAAGGCCGCCGGTGAGGGCAAGTACCAGGTCTTCGCGCTGAGCTGGCTGCCGGACTTCCCGGACCCGGACAACTACATCGCCCCGTTCTTCGACAAGGAGACGTTCATCCCGCTGCCCTACAACCTGACGGAGATCCGGAACACGATCCTGCCGGAGACCCGCAGCCAGGCCCAGCGCAGCGCCACCACCGACGCGTTCGGCGCGGCGCAGAAGCTGGTCGCGGAGCAGGTGCCGATGCTCCCGCTGTGGCAGGCGAACCAGTACATCGCCGCCCGCGACGACATCACCGGCGCGGAGTGGGCGCTCAACGCCTCGACCACCACGCAGTTCTGGGAGCTGGGCCGCGGCGCCTCCGGCTGA
- a CDS encoding MIP/aquaporin family protein, with protein sequence MSNGHIVIGELFGTAVLILLGGGVCAAVTLKRSKAKDAGWVAISFGWGLAVLGGAYIANGYSGGQLNPAVTLGIAIKTGDWSTMPYYLIGEFGGAIIGAVLVWAAYLGQFHAHLTDPAVVGAPAAPAEGETGDASGTAHATAVDTASAPKADPAGPTTGNQAQPGGPVLGIFSTGPEIRNPVQNLLTEIIATAVLVLFILTQGMTKGLALNGTGILLTALLVVGIGLSLGGPTGYAINPARDLGPRIVHALLPLPNKGGSDWGYAWIPVVGPLVGAAIAGGLYRLAFM encoded by the coding sequence GTGTCCAACGGCCACATAGTCATCGGCGAGCTCTTCGGTACCGCCGTTCTCATCCTGCTCGGCGGCGGCGTCTGCGCCGCGGTGACGCTCAAGAGATCCAAGGCCAAGGACGCCGGCTGGGTGGCGATCTCCTTCGGCTGGGGCCTCGCGGTGCTGGGCGGCGCCTACATCGCCAACGGCTACTCGGGCGGCCAGCTCAACCCGGCCGTCACCTTGGGCATCGCCATCAAGACCGGCGACTGGAGCACCATGCCCTACTACCTGATCGGCGAGTTCGGCGGTGCGATCATCGGCGCGGTGCTGGTCTGGGCGGCCTACCTCGGGCAGTTCCACGCGCATCTGACCGACCCCGCGGTGGTGGGCGCGCCGGCCGCCCCGGCCGAGGGCGAGACCGGCGACGCGTCCGGCACCGCGCACGCGACCGCGGTGGACACCGCGTCCGCGCCGAAGGCCGACCCGGCCGGGCCCACCACCGGCAACCAGGCGCAGCCCGGCGGCCCGGTGCTCGGCATCTTCTCCACCGGCCCGGAGATCCGCAATCCGGTGCAGAACCTGCTCACCGAGATCATCGCCACCGCGGTGCTGGTGCTGTTCATCCTCACCCAGGGCATGACCAAGGGCCTGGCCCTCAACGGCACGGGCATCCTGCTCACCGCGCTGCTCGTGGTCGGCATCGGCCTGTCGCTCGGCGGCCCCACCGGGTACGCGATCAACCCGGCGCGCGACCTCGGCCCGCGGATCGTGCACGCGCTGCTGCCGCTGCCCAACAAGGGCGGATCGGACTGGGGATACGCGTGGATTCCGGTGGTCGGCCCGCTTGTCGGCGCCGCGATCGCGGGCGGGCTGTACAGGCTGGCCTTCATGTAG
- the metH gene encoding methionine synthase has product MALPSPSSSHSSSAYDAARVTAFREALASRIVVADGAMGTMLQAQDPTLDDFQQLEGCNEILNVTRPDIVRSVHEAYFEAGVDCVETNTFGANHSAMTEYDIPERIEELSEAGARLAREVADGFAADGRRRFVLGSIGPGTKLPTLGHTDYATLRDGYQANAAGLIAGGADALVVETMQDLLQVKAALVGSRRAMAAAGANVPLICSVAVETTGTMLLGSEIGAALTALEPLGIDLIGLNCSTGPAEMSEHLRYLARHSRIPLTCMPNAGLPVLTKDGAHYPLSPSELADAHETFAREYGLSLVGGCCGTTPEHLRQLVDRIGGHDIAPRDPRPEPGAASLYQTVPFRQDTSYLAIGERTNANGSKKFREAMLEGRWEDCVEMARDQIREGAHLLDLCVDYVGRDGVADMAEIAGRFATASTLPIVLDSTEVDVLRAGLEKLGGRAVLNSVNYEDGDGPESRFARVTALAAEHGAALIALTIDEEGQARTVEKKVEIAERLIDDLTGNWGIRESDILIDCLTFTICTGQEESRKDGIATIEAIRELKRRHPDVQTTLGLSNISFGLNPAARTALNSVFLDECVKAGLDSAIVHAAKILPIARIPEEQRQAAYDLVYDKRAEGYDPLQKLMELFEGVDSKSLKAGRAEELMALPLDERLQRRIIDGEKNGLSADLDEALAERSALDIVNDTLLAGMKVVGELFGSGQMQLPFVLQSAEVMKTAVAYLEPHMEKVADGEDAGKGTIVLATVRGDVHDIGKNLVDIILSNNGYNVVNLGIKQPVSSILEAAQENRADVIGMSGLLVKSTVIMKENLEELNQRGLSAKYPVILGGAALTRAYVEQDLHEIYAGEVRYARDAFEGLRLMDALIGVKRGVPGAALPELKARRVPKREQPEQPEEPNLGQVRSDVAVDNPVPAPPFWGSRVVKGIQLADYSSWLDEGALFKGQWGLKQSRADGPSYEELVESEGRPRLRGLLTRLQSEHLLEAAVTYGYFPCVSKGDDLIVLHEDGTERTRFTFPRQRRGRRLCLADFFRPEDSGETDVVGFQVVTVGNRVSEAANELFAADSYRDYLELHGLSVQLAEALAEYWHARVRAELGYAGEDPSAVTDMFDLKYRGARFSLGYGACPDLEDRAKIADLLEPERIGVKLSEEFQLHPEQSTDAIIIHHPEAKYFNAR; this is encoded by the coding sequence ATGGCTTTGCCGTCCCCCTCGTCCAGCCACTCCTCGTCCGCGTACGACGCGGCCCGGGTCACCGCCTTCCGTGAGGCGCTGGCCTCCCGCATCGTCGTCGCCGACGGCGCGATGGGCACGATGCTCCAGGCGCAGGACCCGACGCTGGACGACTTCCAGCAGCTCGAAGGCTGCAACGAGATCCTCAACGTCACCCGCCCGGACATCGTCCGCTCCGTCCACGAGGCGTACTTCGAGGCCGGGGTCGACTGCGTCGAGACCAACACCTTCGGCGCCAACCACTCGGCGATGACCGAGTACGACATCCCCGAGCGGATCGAGGAGCTGTCCGAGGCCGGCGCCCGGCTGGCCCGCGAGGTCGCCGACGGCTTCGCAGCCGACGGCCGCCGCCGCTTCGTGCTCGGCTCGATCGGCCCCGGCACCAAGCTGCCCACCCTCGGCCACACCGACTACGCCACCCTGCGCGACGGCTACCAGGCCAACGCGGCCGGCCTGATCGCCGGCGGCGCCGACGCGCTGGTCGTGGAGACCATGCAGGACCTGCTCCAGGTCAAGGCCGCGCTGGTCGGCTCGCGCCGCGCGATGGCCGCCGCCGGCGCGAACGTCCCGCTGATCTGCTCGGTGGCCGTCGAGACCACCGGCACCATGCTGCTCGGCTCCGAGATCGGTGCCGCCCTGACCGCGCTCGAACCGCTCGGCATCGACCTGATCGGCCTGAACTGCTCCACCGGGCCGGCCGAGATGAGCGAGCACCTGCGCTACCTCGCCCGCCACTCCCGCATCCCGCTGACCTGCATGCCCAACGCGGGCCTGCCGGTGCTGACCAAGGACGGCGCGCACTACCCGCTGTCCCCGTCCGAACTCGCCGACGCGCACGAGACGTTCGCCCGCGAGTACGGCCTGTCCCTGGTCGGCGGCTGCTGCGGCACCACCCCCGAGCACCTGCGCCAGCTGGTGGACCGGATCGGCGGCCACGACATCGCGCCGCGCGACCCGCGTCCCGAGCCGGGCGCCGCCTCCCTCTACCAGACCGTGCCGTTCCGCCAGGACACCTCGTACCTGGCGATCGGCGAGCGGACCAACGCCAACGGCTCCAAGAAGTTCCGCGAGGCGATGCTGGAGGGCCGCTGGGAGGACTGCGTGGAGATGGCCCGCGACCAGATCCGCGAGGGCGCCCACCTGCTCGACCTGTGCGTGGACTACGTCGGCCGGGACGGCGTCGCCGACATGGCCGAGATCGCCGGCCGGTTCGCCACCGCCTCCACCCTGCCGATCGTGCTGGACTCCACCGAGGTGGACGTGCTGCGGGCCGGGCTGGAGAAGCTCGGCGGCCGCGCGGTGCTCAACTCGGTCAACTACGAGGACGGCGACGGCCCCGAGTCCCGCTTCGCCCGCGTCACCGCGCTCGCCGCCGAGCACGGTGCCGCCCTGATCGCGCTGACCATCGACGAGGAGGGGCAGGCGCGTACCGTCGAGAAGAAGGTCGAGATCGCCGAGCGGCTGATCGACGACCTCACCGGCAACTGGGGCATCCGCGAGTCCGACATCCTCATCGACTGCCTGACCTTCACCATCTGCACCGGCCAGGAGGAGTCCCGCAAGGACGGCATCGCCACCATCGAGGCGATCCGCGAACTCAAGCGCCGCCACCCCGACGTGCAGACCACGCTCGGCCTGTCCAACATCTCCTTCGGCCTCAACCCGGCCGCCCGTACCGCGCTGAACTCGGTCTTCCTCGACGAGTGCGTCAAGGCCGGGCTCGACTCCGCGATCGTGCACGCCGCCAAGATCCTGCCGATCGCCCGCATCCCCGAGGAGCAGCGCCAGGCCGCGTACGACCTGGTCTACGACAAGCGCGCCGAAGGGTACGACCCGCTGCAGAAGCTGATGGAGCTCTTCGAGGGCGTCGACTCCAAGTCGCTGAAGGCCGGCCGCGCCGAGGAGCTGATGGCGCTGCCGCTGGACGAGCGACTGCAGCGCCGGATCATCGACGGCGAGAAGAACGGCCTGTCCGCGGACCTGGACGAGGCACTGGCCGAGCGCTCCGCCCTGGACATCGTCAACGACACGCTGCTGGCCGGCATGAAGGTGGTCGGCGAGCTGTTCGGCTCCGGCCAGATGCAGCTGCCGTTCGTGCTCCAGTCCGCCGAGGTGATGAAGACCGCGGTCGCCTACCTGGAACCGCACATGGAGAAGGTTGCCGACGGCGAGGATGCCGGCAAGGGCACGATCGTGCTGGCCACCGTCCGCGGCGACGTGCACGACATCGGCAAGAACCTGGTCGACATCATCCTGTCCAACAACGGCTACAACGTGGTCAACCTGGGCATCAAGCAGCCGGTCTCCTCGATCCTGGAGGCAGCCCAGGAGAACCGCGCCGACGTGATCGGGATGTCCGGGCTGCTGGTGAAGTCCACCGTGATCATGAAGGAGAACCTGGAGGAGCTCAACCAGCGCGGCCTGTCGGCGAAGTACCCGGTGATCCTCGGCGGCGCCGCCCTCACCCGCGCCTACGTCGAGCAGGACCTGCACGAGATCTACGCCGGCGAGGTCCGCTACGCCCGCGACGCCTTCGAGGGGCTGCGGCTGATGGACGCGCTGATCGGCGTCAAGCGCGGGGTGCCCGGCGCGGCGCTGCCGGAGCTGAAGGCCCGCCGGGTGCCCAAGCGGGAGCAGCCCGAGCAGCCCGAAGAGCCCAACCTGGGCCAGGTCCGCTCCGACGTCGCCGTCGACAACCCGGTGCCGGCCCCGCCGTTCTGGGGCAGCCGGGTGGTCAAGGGCATCCAGCTCGCCGACTACTCCTCCTGGCTGGACGAGGGCGCCCTCTTCAAGGGCCAGTGGGGTCTGAAGCAGTCCCGCGCGGACGGCCCGAGCTACGAGGAACTGGTCGAGTCCGAGGGCCGCCCCCGGCTGCGCGGCCTGCTCACCAGACTCCAGTCCGAGCACCTGCTGGAGGCGGCCGTCACCTACGGCTACTTCCCGTGCGTCTCCAAGGGCGACGACCTGATCGTGCTGCACGAGGACGGCACCGAGCGCACCCGCTTCACCTTCCCGCGCCAGCGGCGCGGCCGGCGGCTGTGCCTGGCCGACTTCTTCCGCCCCGAGGACTCCGGCGAGACCGACGTGGTCGGCTTCCAGGTGGTCACCGTCGGCAACCGCGTCTCCGAGGCCGCCAACGAGCTGTTCGCCGCCGACTCCTACCGCGACTACCTGGAGCTGCACGGCCTGTCCGTGCAACTCGCCGAGGCGCTCGCCGAGTACTGGCACGCCCGGGTCAGGGCCGAACTCGGCTACGCCGGCGAGGACCCCTCCGCCGTCACCGACATGTTCGACCTGAAGTACCGCGGCGCCCGCTTCTCGCTGGGCTACGGCGCCTGCCCCGACCTGGAGGACCGGGCGAAGATCGCCGACCTGCTGGAGCCGGAGCGGATCGGCGTCAAGCTCTCCGAGGAGTTCCAGCTCCACCCCGAGCAGTCCACCGACGCGATCATCATCCACCACCCCGAGGCGAAGTACTTCAACGCCCGCTGA